In Irregularibacter muris, a single window of DNA contains:
- the rsmA gene encoding 16S rRNA (adenine(1518)-N(6)/adenine(1519)-N(6))-dimethyltransferase RsmA: MKNLASPKVTREIIEKYGFRFSKSLGQNFLIDSNILDKIIDGAGIHKDYGVLEIGPGIGTMTQKLAQHAHNVLAIEIDRALLPILRETLGEYTNVQVLHGDVLKLPLKEHLRDYFGDRPIKVVANLPYYVTTSIVMKLLEEDLPLESITILIQKEVAERMQASPGGKDYGALSVAVQFYAQPRIIGNVPPSVFIPAPKVESTIISLDILKEPRVLVKDKKLFFAVVKAAFGKRRKTLLNALSSSQLEIEKGKIKEVLKTANIDATRRGETLSLEEFAHIANSIAGE, encoded by the coding sequence ATGAAAAATTTAGCCTCTCCCAAAGTGACCAGGGAGATCATAGAAAAGTACGGCTTTCGCTTTAGTAAGAGTCTAGGCCAAAATTTCCTCATTGATAGCAATATACTGGACAAGATTATAGATGGTGCAGGAATACATAAGGATTATGGAGTATTGGAAATCGGTCCAGGAATTGGCACCATGACCCAAAAGTTAGCCCAGCATGCCCATAATGTGTTGGCCATAGAGATAGACCGTGCCCTTTTGCCTATTCTCCGGGAGACTTTGGGGGAGTATACCAATGTCCAGGTGCTACATGGAGATGTATTAAAATTGCCATTGAAAGAACATCTTAGAGATTATTTTGGGGATAGACCCATCAAGGTAGTGGCTAACCTTCCCTACTATGTGACCACATCCATCGTCATGAAGTTATTGGAGGAGGATTTACCCCTAGAGAGCATCACTATACTTATTCAAAAGGAAGTAGCCGAAAGAATGCAGGCCAGCCCAGGAGGAAAAGACTATGGAGCTCTTTCGGTGGCAGTACAATTTTATGCACAGCCCCGCATTATTGGCAATGTGCCCCCTAGTGTATTTATACCGGCTCCAAAGGTAGAGTCTACCATTATAAGTCTAGACATTTTAAAGGAACCTAGGGTGTTGGTGAAGGATAAAAAGCTATTTTTTGCGGTAGTAAAGGCTGCCTTTGGAAAAAGAAGAAAAACTTTATTAAATGCCCTAAGCTCTAGTCAATTGGAAATAGAGAAGGGGAAGATCAAAGAGGTATTAAAAACAGCCAATATAGATGCCACAAGAAGGGGAGAAACCTTGTCGCTAGAAGAATTTGCCCATATTGCTAATAGCATTGCAGGAGAGTAG